The Tolypothrix sp. PCC 7712 region GGTAATATTTTACCTTCGAGTAACTCCAAGCTAGCGCCGCCGCCAGTGGAAATGTGGCTCATTTGATCGGCTAAACCTACTTTTTCTACAGCCGCTACAGAGTCACCACCACCGATGATAGTGGTAGCGCCTGTTTTGCTAATATCAGCGAGGGTATGAGCGATCGCTTCTGTACCTACAGCAAATTTATCAAACTCAAACACACCCATTGGCCCGTTCCAAATTACTGACTTGCAATCTGCAAGCGCGTCTTGGAATACTTTTACTGAGTCTGGGCCAATATCCAAACCCATGCCATCAGCAGGGATGTTGTCGATGCTGACAGTTGTAGCATTAGCATCAGGAGCGAACTTATCTGCTACTACTACATCTGTGGGTAACAAGAAGGTAACGCCACGTTCTTTAGCCTTAGCTTCCAAAGATTTCGCTAGTTCTAGCTTGTCTTCTTCAACTAGAGACTTACCAACACTCAAACCACGGGCTTTGTAGAAGGTGAAAATCATTCCACCACCGATGATGAGTTTGTCGCACTTCTCTAGCAGTGTTTCAATTACACCAATTTTGCTAGAAACCTTGGAACCACCAATAATTGCTGCTAAAGGACGTTGGGGATTTTCAATCGCATTTTGCAGATATTGCAATTCCTTTTCAACCAAATAGCCAGCTACAGAGGGGCTAAGGAATTTAGTTACACCTTCAGTAGAAGCATGGGCGCGGTGGGCAGTACCAAACGCATCATTTACATAAAAATCAGCATTGGATGCCAACTTTTTAGCAAATTCTGGGTCGTTTTTTTCTTCTTCCTTGTAGAAGCGGACATTTTCTAACAGCAGCACTTGCCCGTTTTGTAAAGCACCGACTTTAGCGGCAACATCATCACCGATACAATCGTCTGTTTTAATAACTTCTTGACCCAGTAATTCCGACAACCGTTTAGCAACGGGAGTCAAACGCAATTTGTCATCCACGCCCTTGGGACGACCAAAATGGCTTGCTAGAATTACCTTAGCTCCCTTCTGCGTTAAATCTTGGATAGTTGGCAGGGCGGCACGAATCCGAGTATCGTCTGTGATATTGCCTTGGTCATCCACAGGTACGTTAAAATCCACCCGTACTAAAGCACGTTTTCCAGATACATCTGTCGCAGATAAATTTGCTAAAGTTTTTTTGGACACAGCCAGACCCTCCTGATCGCCTTTTTGTTATTGTTTTGAAAGTAGAACCATCCAGATTTTACCGGAGTACGGGGTACGGAGGTGAGAGATATGTTCAAGACAGTTCTATTTCCTATTGATCAAAGTCGGGAAGCCAGAGAAGCTGCCGATGTGGTTACCAACGTTGTGCAGAAGTATGGTAGTCGTTTGGTACTACTATCTGTAGTGGAAGAACCACCTACAGACGCACCTGTTGCCGATCCAATGGTGTCGCCAGATGTGGTAGCCAAACTTTTAGAAAATGCCCAAACTTTATTTTCTCAACAAGGAATTCAAGCTGAAATTTTAGAACGGCAAGGCAAACCAGCTTTTACTATCTGTGATGTTGCCGATGAAATTGCAGCAGATTTAATCATTATGGGTTGTCGGGGTTTAGGCTTAACTGATGAAGGAGCAACTGATAGCGTCACCACTCGCGTGATTAATCTTTCTCCTTGTCCAGTTTTGATTGTGCCTTAATGGGAATGGGGCATGGAAGCGGGAGGGTGAAACAGATGAGGGAGATGAGGAGGATGAGGAAGACACAAAAAATGCCAATTACCAATTACCCAATGCCCAATCCCCCATGCCCCATGCCCAACATTACACTTCATTGCAAAATAAAAAGTAAAGCTAAACAACGTGATAAGTTTTTTTTCATGTGAAAAAACTGCACAAGACTAATCAAGGAGAATACCAGTGGCATTGGAATCAAATCTCTTAACGGGCACAAGTGTAGTAAATGAAGATTTTAGCGAGTATGTTGCCCATTTACAGCTACACATGACTTTACAAGCTCGCAATCTGGTTCCACCTCTCAAGCCAAATCAAGAAGATAGTCGAGAGCAATTACTCCATCAAACCCAAGCCTATTTTGAAAAGCTCGCTTCTCGGCAAGGTTTGTAAATTATTTAAACTTTCAATTAATTTCACTTAATATTTACATAAAAATAAAGCGGATATTGTTGATATATGCTAAGAGTGTTATCATCAAATCTGCTTTTTTTATTTATTTTCAGTATTTTGTCAGCAAGATCACTCTTTTGGATCACTAGCTAGAGGCGGAAAGCCGCTAATATTATTATTGCAGCAATTACTCAGCAAGAGCAGTTAATTAAGGCTTAATGGCGGCTCGAATTAAAATGACTTCACTACTTCCTCGAAATCTCAGCGTGATCGTCCGACCAGTCCAATACCGGGATTTGGACGGTATCGAACGCCTGCATCAAGAGTCATTCGCAGCTCTCACTCCCAAGGGAGCTGATTCTGCCACACGCCAGATGCAATGGCTGCGACGCTGGTATGGCTTTTTGAAATTTTTAAGTTGGTTCCCCAACCCTTTACAGTATCTATTTTGTTCCTACGTAGCAGAGCAAGGGCGAATGCTGCTGGGAATGATTCAGGTGTCTCCGTTCAACCGTACCCGCAGTACTTGGCGTGTTGATCGGGTGATGCTTGACCGTGCTACAGATAAGCAAGTAATAGGTTCGCAACTGTTACGGCATTGCTTTGAGTCACTGGTCGAAGCACGGACTTGGATACTGGAAGTTAATGTTAATGACCTCGAAGCCTTAGCATTATATCGGCAAAACGGATTTCAACGGTTGGCAGAAATGACCTACTGGGAAATCGAACCGGAATTGTTGAGTGAATTGGCACAAGCAGAGCCAGATTTGCCTAACCTACTGCCTATAAGTAATGCTGATGCTCAGTTGCTTTATCAATTAGATACAGCATCAATGCCGCCTTTGGTGCGTCAGGTGTTCGATCGCAATACCCGTGACTTCAAAACGAGTTTGTTTGGAGCCTTAAGTGATGCTGTCAAACAATGGGTAACGAAAACAGAAGTAGTCAGTGGCTACGTATTTGAACCCCAACGCAAAGCTGCGATCGGACATTTTCAGGTACAACTTGATCGCAAGGGTATTACCCCCCACGTAGCAACCCTGACGGTTCACCCTGCCTATACTTGGCTGTATCCTGAGTTGTTGTCTCAGCTAGCGCGCATTGTCCAAGATTTTCCCCAACAAGGATTGCGACTAGCTTCCTCCGATTATCAACCAGAGCGAGAAGAGTATTTAGAGCGTATTGGAGCTAAACGCATCGAACATACTTTAATTATGTCTCGCTCAGTATGGCACAAATTACGAGAGTCAAAATTTGTCTCCCTCGAAGGCATTCAATGGCCAGAAGTGTTGCAAGGACTACAACCAGCCCGTAAGCCTATCCCTGGTGGGATGTCATGGACACAACTGCCAACGCGATCGCCCGAGAGGACAGTGCCAACTAAATCAGAACCTGCTGCCTTTGAAGCATCTTGCCAGCCTGAACCAGCAGATGCACAGCATGAAAAAGGATGAAGGATAAAGTATAAAAGATGAGGCGCTAATTGGTTTAAAATTGCCCCTAGTGGCTAATTTAACTAATATCTCTTGATAGATGAGCTAATTTCAGACTTTATTCTTCCACCTTCAGTTGATACTCAGGAGCAACCACAAACATTGATTTCAGCCTTAGGATTAGATTTCGGTCGTAAACGTATTGGTGTCGCTGGTTGTGATGGCACAGGCTTAATCGCAACTGGAATCACCACAATTGAGCGCACATCTTTTGAACAAGATGTGGAACAACTACGACAACTAGTAAATCAACGTCAAGTACAAGTACTAGTTATCGGCTTACCCTACTCAATGGATGGTTCCTTAGGCTTTCAGGCACGTCAAGTGCAAAAATTCGCCAAAAGGCTCGCTAAAGCCCTACAACTGCCTGTGGAATACGTGGATGAGCGATTGACTTCATTCCAAGCAAAACAACTGCTCAAGGCGGAAAACCGCTCGCCATCACGCCACAAAGCTCTGATTGATCGCAAAGCTGCTGCTTTAATTTTGCAGCAATGGCTAGATGCTCGCCGCGCTCAATCTCATAAATCGGCAATAGCGGCTGAGTATTGATACCTTTTAACATGATATTCTGAAAACTATTACCAGGCAGTTGTATTACATCTCCAGCTATTTATCAGGCACAATTCGGTCATTAAATAGTTAAACGATCTCCAAATTTGCTGCTATTTATAAAGTCCCAAATCTCGGCTATGTTTTCCTCACAATTTCCCGACGAAAATGATCGCTCTAATGCTGGTTCCATTACCTTGACTGACGACAAGGGGCGGACTCTGGATTGTTACATTGAACATTCCCTATCAGTTGATGGGCAAGAATATGTATTACTTCTACCTGTGGATTCGCCTGTAGAAATTTTTGCTTGGCAAGGTGAAAACGAGGAAGAAGAAGCCGTTCTAGTAGAAGATGATTACACTCTAGAAAAGATTTTTGCTACTGCTCAAGCCGTGTTGTCAGAGCAAAATCTCATGTTAAAAAATACCGCCTATGCACTCACAGTTGCTGGCGAATTACCTCCTGTAGAAGACTCAGAACTGTTCACATTAGAAATCGAAGATGATGAAGCAGATTTAGAGCCAGAACAATTACAACTCTTGGCTAGCTTCTACGATGAAGAACAGGAATACGCCATTTATACACCACTAGATCCCCTGCTCTTTTTTGCCCGCATTTCCAACACAGGTGAACCTGAACTACTTTCTCCAGAAGAATTCCGCAAGGTACAACCTTTATTAGAAGAACATCTTTTTAATGAAGTCGAATAATAATTACTAATTCGTAATTCGTAATTCGTAATTCGTAATTAAATAAAGACAGCAAAACCACCAAATCACAAGATTATGGTGGTCTTTTGTAAGGTGTGTTGTCACGAAGCGCAACGCACCATCAAGGAATCCAGCAGGCGTTTTATCCTTGAAGCGAGTCAGACAGGTTAAAAGAGGGGTAAAAAGCTGAGGTTATAACGACAACGTTAATTTGCCTAGATTTTTAGGGAACTATAGTAATAGAAATTTATATTCTGATACCTCTAACCATTAATACAAAACAATGGCTTGAGGACTCTATTACTATTAAATGTCTTATTGCATCAATCCTCATTGCCCAAAATCTGTTGACCCAGCAAATGCAAAAAACCGCATTTGCCGTAACTGTGGGTCAGATATTCTGCTGCAAGGTCGCTATCAAGTACTGAAACTACTAGGACATGGAGGCTTTGGTAAGACTTTTGAAGTGGATGATGGAGGTACACTTAAAGTCTTAAAAGTCCTAACAGAGAATAATTTAAAAGCTATTGAACTATTTCAGCAAGAAGCAAAAGTTTTAAGCCAGTTGGATAATCCTGGAATTCCCAGGGTAGATTCAGATGCTTATTTTACAGTTTTACCTAAAAATAGCTCTGTCCCGTTGCATTGCTTAGTGATGGAGAAAATTGAGGGCTTAGATTTAGAGCAATGGATGGAATTTCATAACTATCAACCGATTTCTCAATCTCAAGCTTTCAATTGGCTCAAGCAACTTGTAGAAATTCTCACTAAATTACACGCTCATCAATATTTTCACCGTGATATTAAGCCTCAGAATATCATGTTACGACCTAGTGGGCAGCTTGTCTTAATTGATTTTGGAGCGGTTCGACAAGTGACTACAACTATTTTGGCAGGAAATTCTCATACCAGAATCATTTCACAAGGATATTCACCGCCAGAGCAACAAAATGGTTATTCAGTACCACAGTCAGACTTTTTCGCTTTGGGGCGAACTTTTATTTTTCTACTCACAGGTAAAGAACCCCAAGATAAAGAAATTTATAACCCTCTGACTAACGAATTGAACTGGCGAAAATATGCATTAAATATTTCTCCACTTTTTGCAGACTTAATAGACAATTTAATGGCTCCCAGCGCAAGCCAGCGGCCTCAAAATACACAATTTATTTTGCTGCAATTACAAAATATAGAAAAAGAGTTACATAACACTCATAAACTATATCAACCAAGAATATTCCAATCAGCTAGCAAAGTTAAATTTCCTGCGTTATCGACTTCTGTAGCTACTGTATCAGTTGCTGCCATAAAATCATTAAATACTTCTTATAAGCAAACTCCTAAAAGCAAAATATATGGGCAATTTTTCATTAGCTTAGGAGTTATATTATGTTCTGGTTTTGCTATTACAGCAATTAACCAATCCAGTATAAAAACTCAAGTTTCTCCTGTAGAAAATATTCCAATTACTATTCCTAGTATAGTTTCCTCACCAGTTAACCAAATTCCAGAAACTATAAATGAAGCTAAACCTAAACCAACAATAAGTCCTTTAAATTTACCTGTATCTGAAACAGTAGAAGCCGAACAACCTCAAAGCAAAGCAGTAGAAAAAGAAAAACGTCAAGCTGCTTTTAAAGCAGAGCAAGAGAGACAAGCGGCTATTAAAAGAGAATTTACTGCTAGAGCCGAAAAGGAGAAGCTAGAAGTTTTAATTAAGGAGAAAAAAATACAAGATGATTTATTAGTACAAAAAAGGCGACAAGACGCACTTTTAATTCAGCGCAAACGACAACAGGAAGCAATAGAAGCTGAAAAACCTCAGATCAAGCGCACTGCTTTACGAACAAAGCCACAACAAAAAAACACTATAAAAGCCCGAAGTAATCAGCAACTACCAGTTAAACAGAAAAAAGATGTAGTAAATCCAAATAATACTGCAATTAACACTAAAAATCCTTGGGAGTATAAAGATACTATTCCAAAAGCATCAGATGAATTAGAAAAGGTAATAAGAGAAGGAAATCAATG contains the following coding sequences:
- a CDS encoding protein kinase domain-containing protein, with the translated sequence MSYCINPHCPKSVDPANAKNRICRNCGSDILLQGRYQVLKLLGHGGFGKTFEVDDGGTLKVLKVLTENNLKAIELFQQEAKVLSQLDNPGIPRVDSDAYFTVLPKNSSVPLHCLVMEKIEGLDLEQWMEFHNYQPISQSQAFNWLKQLVEILTKLHAHQYFHRDIKPQNIMLRPSGQLVLIDFGAVRQVTTTILAGNSHTRIISQGYSPPEQQNGYSVPQSDFFALGRTFIFLLTGKEPQDKEIYNPLTNELNWRKYALNISPLFADLIDNLMAPSASQRPQNTQFILLQLQNIEKELHNTHKLYQPRIFQSASKVKFPALSTSVATVSVAAIKSLNTSYKQTPKSKIYGQFFISLGVILCSGFAITAINQSSIKTQVSPVENIPITIPSIVSSPVNQIPETINEAKPKPTISPLNLPVSETVEAEQPQSKAVEKEKRQAAFKAEQERQAAIKREFTARAEKEKLEVLIKEKKIQDDLLVQKRRQDALLIQRKRQQEAIEAEKPQIKRTALRTKPQQKNTIKARSNQQLPVKQKKDVVNPNNTAINTKNPWEYKDTIPKASDELEKVIREGNQ
- a CDS encoding universal stress protein — translated: MFKTVLFPIDQSREAREAADVVTNVVQKYGSRLVLLSVVEEPPTDAPVADPMVSPDVVAKLLENAQTLFSQQGIQAEILERQGKPAFTICDVADEIAADLIIMGCRGLGLTDEGATDSVTTRVINLSPCPVLIVP
- a CDS encoding phosphoglycerate kinase; its protein translation is MSKKTLANLSATDVSGKRALVRVDFNVPVDDQGNITDDTRIRAALPTIQDLTQKGAKVILASHFGRPKGVDDKLRLTPVAKRLSELLGQEVIKTDDCIGDDVAAKVGALQNGQVLLLENVRFYKEEEKNDPEFAKKLASNADFYVNDAFGTAHRAHASTEGVTKFLSPSVAGYLVEKELQYLQNAIENPQRPLAAIIGGSKVSSKIGVIETLLEKCDKLIIGGGMIFTFYKARGLSVGKSLVEEDKLELAKSLEAKAKERGVTFLLPTDVVVADKFAPDANATTVSIDNIPADGMGLDIGPDSVKVFQDALADCKSVIWNGPMGVFEFDKFAVGTEAIAHTLADISKTGATTIIGGGDSVAAVEKVGLADQMSHISTGGGASLELLEGKILPGIAALDEA
- the ruvX gene encoding Holliday junction resolvase RuvX, with protein sequence MLPPSVDTQEQPQTLISALGLDFGRKRIGVAGCDGTGLIATGITTIERTSFEQDVEQLRQLVNQRQVQVLVIGLPYSMDGSLGFQARQVQKFAKRLAKALQLPVEYVDERLTSFQAKQLLKAENRSPSRHKALIDRKAAALILQQWLDARRAQSHKSAIAAEY
- a CDS encoding GNAT family N-acetyltransferase, whose protein sequence is MAARIKMTSLLPRNLSVIVRPVQYRDLDGIERLHQESFAALTPKGADSATRQMQWLRRWYGFLKFLSWFPNPLQYLFCSYVAEQGRMLLGMIQVSPFNRTRSTWRVDRVMLDRATDKQVIGSQLLRHCFESLVEARTWILEVNVNDLEALALYRQNGFQRLAEMTYWEIEPELLSELAQAEPDLPNLLPISNADAQLLYQLDTASMPPLVRQVFDRNTRDFKTSLFGALSDAVKQWVTKTEVVSGYVFEPQRKAAIGHFQVQLDRKGITPHVATLTVHPAYTWLYPELLSQLARIVQDFPQQGLRLASSDYQPEREEYLERIGAKRIEHTLIMSRSVWHKLRESKFVSLEGIQWPEVLQGLQPARKPIPGGMSWTQLPTRSPERTVPTKSEPAAFEASCQPEPADAQHEKG
- a CDS encoding DUF3727 domain-containing protein; protein product: MFSSQFPDENDRSNAGSITLTDDKGRTLDCYIEHSLSVDGQEYVLLLPVDSPVEIFAWQGENEEEEAVLVEDDYTLEKIFATAQAVLSEQNLMLKNTAYALTVAGELPPVEDSELFTLEIEDDEADLEPEQLQLLASFYDEEQEYAIYTPLDPLLFFARISNTGEPELLSPEEFRKVQPLLEEHLFNEVE